A genomic window from Vigna radiata var. radiata cultivar VC1973A chromosome 2, Vradiata_ver6, whole genome shotgun sequence includes:
- the LOC106753794 gene encoding beta-glucosidase 12 isoform X3, producing the protein MIKQRAEALTRITMMALQLDLFPLLCVLSLFVTSFVKVTHSKAISSVHDASFLNRSSFPPGFVFGAASSAYQYEGAAREGGRGPSIWDTFTHKYPQKIKDGSNGDVADDSYHRYKEDIGIMKYMDLDAYRFSISWSRILPKGKLSAGVNHEGINYYNNLISELMANGGDSGTEPYLTSHYQLLAHAAAAKLYKTKYQASQKGLIGITLNSDWYVPVSKQKSDRDAARRGLDFIFGWSMRPLTKGEYPKSMRSMLGNRLPKFTIEESRQLKGSFDFLGLNYYSSFYAAHAPHQLVVRPSLQTDSLVNVTNQHNGKLLGPMAASNWLCIYPRGFRRLLLFIKKHYNNPVIYITENGYDEFDDPTLSLEESLLDTYRVDYIYRHLYYLQTAIKDGVNVKGYFVWSLLDNMEWDSGYSVRFGLVFVDFKDGLKRYPKYSAHWFKNFLSKS; encoded by the exons ATGATAAAGCAGAGAGCAGAAGCACTTACCCGAATTACGATGATGGCATTGCAGTTGGACTTGTTTCCGTTACTCTGCGTTTTGTCTCTTTTTGTTACCTCCTTCGTCAAAGTCACTCATTCCAAGGCCATTTCATCCGTTCATGACGCTTCATTTCTCAACCGGAGCAGTTTTCCCCCAGGCTTTGTTTTCGGAGCAGCATCCTCAGCATACCAG TATGAAGGGGCTGCAAGGGAAGGTGGAAGAGGGCCCAGTATATGGGATACTTTCACTCATAAATACCCAC aaaaaataaaagacggAAGTAATGGAGATGTAGCAGACGACTCATATCATCGGTACAAG GAGGATATTGGAATCATGAAGTACATGGATTTGGATGCTTATAGATTTTCCATTTCTTGGTCTAGGATTCTACCCA AAGGAAAGCTTAGTGCAGGTGTAAACCATGAAGGAATAAACTACTACAACAACCTTATCAGCGAGCTAATGGCAAATg GTGGTGATTCCGGAACCGAGCCCTACTTGACTTCACACTACCAACTTCTTGCTCATGCTGCTGCTGCCAAACTGTATAAGACCAAGTATCAG GCATCTCAAAAGGGTTTAATAGGGATTACATTGAATTCTGACTGGTATGTTCCGGTTTCAAAACAGAAATCTGATCGAGATGCTGCACGTCGGGGCCTTGACTTCATTTTTGGATG GTCTATGAGACCACTCACTAAAGGTGAGTATCCAAAGAGCATGCGATCTATGTTGGGGAATCGGCTACCAAAGTTCACCATAGAAGAGTCCAGGCAACTCAAAGGGTCATTTGATTTTCTGGGCCTAAACTACTACTCATCCTTTTATGCTGCCCATGCACCTCACCAACTTGTTGTCAGACCATCCTTACAAACTGATTCTCTTGTTAATGTTACAA ATCAGCATAATGGCAAGCTCCTTGGTCCAATG GCTGCTTCTAACTGGTTGTGCATTTATCCACGAGGATTCCGACGACTGTTGCTTTTCATCAAGAAGCATTACAACAACCCCGTAATTTACATTACTGAAAACG GTTATGACGAGTTTGACGATCCAACACTTTCACTTGAAGAAAGCCTTCTAGATACTTACAGAGTTGATTACATATACCGACATCTTTATTATCTTCAAACTGCAATCAA GGATGGTGTGAATGTGAAGGGATATTTTGTGTGGTCATTGCTGGATAACATGGAGTGGGACTCTGGCTATAGTGTGCGATTTGGACTCGTCTTTGTGGATTTCAAAGATGGTTTGAAAAGATACCCGAAATACTCAGCACATTGGTTCAAGAACTTCCTTAGTAAATCTTAG
- the LOC106753794 gene encoding cyanogenic beta-glucosidase isoform X2, with translation MIKQRAEALTRITMMALQLDLFPLLCVLSLFVTSFVKVTHSKAISSVHDASFLNRSSFPPGFVFGAASSAYQYEGAAREGGRGPSIWDTFTHKYPQKIKDGSNGDVADDSYHRYKEDIGIMKYMDLDAYRFSISWSRILPKGKLSAGVNHEGINYYNNLISELMANGLQPYVTLFHWDVPQALEDEYGGFLNPHIVDDFRDYAEVCFKEFGDRVKHWITLNEPRSVSKNGYANGRFAPGRCSDWLKLNCTGGDSGTEPYLTSHYQLLAHAAAAKLYKTKYQASQKGLIGITLNSDWYVPVSKQKSDRDAARRGLDFIFGWSMRPLTKGEYPKSMRSMLGNRLPKFTIEESRQLKGSFDFLGLNYYSSFYAAHAPHQLVVRPSLQTDSLVNVTNQHNGKLLGPMAASNWLCIYPRGFRRLLLFIKKHYNNPVIYITENGYDEFDDPTLSLEESLLDTYRVDYIYRHLYYLQTAIKYGTICDHFSLEEEYGGFLSRHIV, from the exons ATGATAAAGCAGAGAGCAGAAGCACTTACCCGAATTACGATGATGGCATTGCAGTTGGACTTGTTTCCGTTACTCTGCGTTTTGTCTCTTTTTGTTACCTCCTTCGTCAAAGTCACTCATTCCAAGGCCATTTCATCCGTTCATGACGCTTCATTTCTCAACCGGAGCAGTTTTCCCCCAGGCTTTGTTTTCGGAGCAGCATCCTCAGCATACCAG TATGAAGGGGCTGCAAGGGAAGGTGGAAGAGGGCCCAGTATATGGGATACTTTCACTCATAAATACCCAC aaaaaataaaagacggAAGTAATGGAGATGTAGCAGACGACTCATATCATCGGTACAAG GAGGATATTGGAATCATGAAGTACATGGATTTGGATGCTTATAGATTTTCCATTTCTTGGTCTAGGATTCTACCCA AAGGAAAGCTTAGTGCAGGTGTAAACCATGAAGGAATAAACTACTACAACAACCTTATCAGCGAGCTAATGGCAAATg GTCTGCAACCATATGTGACCCTTTTTCATTGGGACGTTCCCCAAGCCTTAGAGGATGAGTATGGCGGTTTCTTAAACCCTCATATTGT AGATGATTTTAGGGACTATGCTGAAGTTTGCTTCAAGGAATTTGGTGATAGGGTAAAACATTGGATTACTTTAAATGAACCAAGGAGTGTGAGCAAGAATGGCTATGCAAATGGTAGGTTTGCACCTGGTCGGTGTTCTGATTGGTTAAAACTGAACTGCACAGGTGGTGATTCCGGAACCGAGCCCTACTTGACTTCACACTACCAACTTCTTGCTCATGCTGCTGCTGCCAAACTGTATAAGACCAAGTATCAG GCATCTCAAAAGGGTTTAATAGGGATTACATTGAATTCTGACTGGTATGTTCCGGTTTCAAAACAGAAATCTGATCGAGATGCTGCACGTCGGGGCCTTGACTTCATTTTTGGATG GTCTATGAGACCACTCACTAAAGGTGAGTATCCAAAGAGCATGCGATCTATGTTGGGGAATCGGCTACCAAAGTTCACCATAGAAGAGTCCAGGCAACTCAAAGGGTCATTTGATTTTCTGGGCCTAAACTACTACTCATCCTTTTATGCTGCCCATGCACCTCACCAACTTGTTGTCAGACCATCCTTACAAACTGATTCTCTTGTTAATGTTACAA ATCAGCATAATGGCAAGCTCCTTGGTCCAATG GCTGCTTCTAACTGGTTGTGCATTTATCCACGAGGATTCCGACGACTGTTGCTTTTCATCAAGAAGCATTACAACAACCCCGTAATTTACATTACTGAAAACG GTTATGACGAGTTTGACGATCCAACACTTTCACTTGAAGAAAGCCTTCTAGATACTTACAGAGTTGATTACATATACCGACATCTTTATTATCTTCAAACTGCAATCAA GTATGGAACCATTTGTGACCATTTCTCATTGGAGGAAGAGTACGGTGGCTTTTTAAGTCGTCACATTGTATGA
- the LOC106753794 gene encoding cyanogenic beta-glucosidase isoform X1 translates to MIKQRAEALTRITMMALQLDLFPLLCVLSLFVTSFVKVTHSKAISSVHDASFLNRSSFPPGFVFGAASSAYQYEGAAREGGRGPSIWDTFTHKYPQKIKDGSNGDVADDSYHRYKEDIGIMKYMDLDAYRFSISWSRILPKGKLSAGVNHEGINYYNNLISELMANGLQPYVTLFHWDVPQALEDEYGGFLNPHIVDDFRDYAEVCFKEFGDRVKHWITLNEPRSVSKNGYANGRFAPGRCSDWLKLNCTGGDSGTEPYLTSHYQLLAHAAAAKLYKTKYQASQKGLIGITLNSDWYVPVSKQKSDRDAARRGLDFIFGWSMRPLTKGEYPKSMRSMLGNRLPKFTIEESRQLKGSFDFLGLNYYSSFYAAHAPHQLVVRPSLQTDSLVNVTNQHNGKLLGPMAASNWLCIYPRGFRRLLLFIKKHYNNPVIYITENGYDEFDDPTLSLEESLLDTYRVDYIYRHLYYLQTAIKDGVNVKGYFVWSLLDNMEWDSGYSVRFGLVFVDFKDGLKRYPKYSAHWFKNFLSKS, encoded by the exons ATGATAAAGCAGAGAGCAGAAGCACTTACCCGAATTACGATGATGGCATTGCAGTTGGACTTGTTTCCGTTACTCTGCGTTTTGTCTCTTTTTGTTACCTCCTTCGTCAAAGTCACTCATTCCAAGGCCATTTCATCCGTTCATGACGCTTCATTTCTCAACCGGAGCAGTTTTCCCCCAGGCTTTGTTTTCGGAGCAGCATCCTCAGCATACCAG TATGAAGGGGCTGCAAGGGAAGGTGGAAGAGGGCCCAGTATATGGGATACTTTCACTCATAAATACCCAC aaaaaataaaagacggAAGTAATGGAGATGTAGCAGACGACTCATATCATCGGTACAAG GAGGATATTGGAATCATGAAGTACATGGATTTGGATGCTTATAGATTTTCCATTTCTTGGTCTAGGATTCTACCCA AAGGAAAGCTTAGTGCAGGTGTAAACCATGAAGGAATAAACTACTACAACAACCTTATCAGCGAGCTAATGGCAAATg GTCTGCAACCATATGTGACCCTTTTTCATTGGGACGTTCCCCAAGCCTTAGAGGATGAGTATGGCGGTTTCTTAAACCCTCATATTGT AGATGATTTTAGGGACTATGCTGAAGTTTGCTTCAAGGAATTTGGTGATAGGGTAAAACATTGGATTACTTTAAATGAACCAAGGAGTGTGAGCAAGAATGGCTATGCAAATGGTAGGTTTGCACCTGGTCGGTGTTCTGATTGGTTAAAACTGAACTGCACAGGTGGTGATTCCGGAACCGAGCCCTACTTGACTTCACACTACCAACTTCTTGCTCATGCTGCTGCTGCCAAACTGTATAAGACCAAGTATCAG GCATCTCAAAAGGGTTTAATAGGGATTACATTGAATTCTGACTGGTATGTTCCGGTTTCAAAACAGAAATCTGATCGAGATGCTGCACGTCGGGGCCTTGACTTCATTTTTGGATG GTCTATGAGACCACTCACTAAAGGTGAGTATCCAAAGAGCATGCGATCTATGTTGGGGAATCGGCTACCAAAGTTCACCATAGAAGAGTCCAGGCAACTCAAAGGGTCATTTGATTTTCTGGGCCTAAACTACTACTCATCCTTTTATGCTGCCCATGCACCTCACCAACTTGTTGTCAGACCATCCTTACAAACTGATTCTCTTGTTAATGTTACAA ATCAGCATAATGGCAAGCTCCTTGGTCCAATG GCTGCTTCTAACTGGTTGTGCATTTATCCACGAGGATTCCGACGACTGTTGCTTTTCATCAAGAAGCATTACAACAACCCCGTAATTTACATTACTGAAAACG GTTATGACGAGTTTGACGATCCAACACTTTCACTTGAAGAAAGCCTTCTAGATACTTACAGAGTTGATTACATATACCGACATCTTTATTATCTTCAAACTGCAATCAA GGATGGTGTGAATGTGAAGGGATATTTTGTGTGGTCATTGCTGGATAACATGGAGTGGGACTCTGGCTATAGTGTGCGATTTGGACTCGTCTTTGTGGATTTCAAAGATGGTTTGAAAAGATACCCGAAATACTCAGCACATTGGTTCAAGAACTTCCTTAGTAAATCTTAG